A region of Thiohalobacter sp. DNA encodes the following proteins:
- the ybeY gene encoding rRNA maturation RNase YbeY: MLPEIRADVEVDLQVASAAGDLPAAADVRRWAQAAWLRARPAEVTVRIVDEAESAELNARYRGRQGPTNVLSFPFEAPPGVPTTLIGDLVVCAPVVAREAKAQGKTPDAHWAHMLVHGMLHLQGHDHLEAAEAERMEALEREILAGLGYGDPY; the protein is encoded by the coding sequence ATGCTTCCTGAGATCCGCGCCGACGTCGAGGTCGACCTGCAGGTCGCCAGTGCTGCCGGGGACTTGCCTGCGGCTGCCGATGTCCGGCGCTGGGCGCAGGCCGCCTGGCTGCGGGCGCGACCGGCCGAGGTGACGGTGCGCATCGTCGACGAGGCGGAGAGCGCGGAACTCAACGCGCGCTACCGTGGCCGGCAGGGGCCGACCAACGTGCTGTCCTTTCCCTTCGAGGCGCCGCCGGGCGTCCCCACCACCCTGATCGGCGATCTGGTAGTGTGCGCACCGGTGGTGGCACGCGAGGCGAAGGCGCAGGGCAAGACGCCAGACGCGCACTGGGCGCATATGCTGGTGCACGGCATGCTGCACCTGCAGGGTCACGATCACCTGGAGGCCGCAGAGGCCGAGCGCATGGAGGCTCTGGAACGCGAGATCCTTGCCGGGTTGGGCTATGGTGATCCTTACTGA
- a CDS encoding HlyC/CorC family transporter: MNEDRSSNGSGQKSWLERLSQAFSGEPRNREELIELLRDAQRRNLFDADALSMIEAVLQVADMQVRDIMIPRAQMVVVERDDSPEDILPVIIESGHSRFPVIGESRDEVVGILLAKDMLRYRLDESAGFDIRDVMRPAVFIPESKRLNVLLKEFRASRNHMAIVVDEYGGVAGMVTIEDVLEQIVGEIADEHDIEEGSFILRRSDTRYVVKALTPVEDFNEYFGTHLDDEEFDTIGGLVARTFGHLPKRGETVTLDGLRFRVLRADTRRIHMLELELPEPLPASDASAAG, from the coding sequence ATGAACGAAGACCGATCCAGCAACGGTTCCGGGCAGAAGTCCTGGCTGGAGAGACTGAGCCAGGCCTTCTCGGGCGAGCCCCGCAATCGCGAGGAGCTGATCGAGCTGCTGCGCGACGCTCAGCGCCGGAACCTGTTCGATGCCGATGCCCTGTCCATGATCGAGGCGGTGCTGCAGGTCGCCGACATGCAGGTCCGCGACATCATGATCCCGCGGGCGCAGATGGTGGTGGTGGAGCGCGATGACAGCCCGGAGGATATCCTGCCGGTGATCATCGAATCCGGCCACTCCCGCTTTCCGGTCATTGGCGAGAGCCGCGACGAGGTCGTCGGCATCCTGCTGGCCAAGGACATGCTGCGCTACCGGCTGGACGAGTCCGCCGGCTTCGACATCCGCGACGTCATGCGGCCGGCGGTGTTCATTCCCGAGAGCAAGCGCCTCAACGTGCTGCTCAAGGAGTTTCGCGCCAGTCGCAATCACATGGCCATCGTGGTCGACGAGTATGGCGGGGTCGCCGGCATGGTCACCATCGAGGACGTGCTGGAGCAGATCGTTGGCGAGATCGCCGACGAGCACGACATCGAGGAAGGCAGCTTCATACTGCGCCGTTCGGATACCCGGTATGTGGTCAAGGCGCTCACGCCGGTCGAGGACTTCAACGAGTATTTCGGGACCCATCTCGACGACGAGGAGTTCGACACCATCGGCGGCCTGGTGGCACGTACCTTCGGCCACCTGCCCAAGCGCGGCGAAACGGTGACCCTGGACGGCCTGCGATTCAGGGTGCTGCGCGCCGATACCCGTCGCATTCACATGCTGGAACTGGAACTGCCGGAACCCCTGCCGGCCTCCGATGCCTCCGCTGCGGGCTGA